A window of Variovorax paradoxus genomic DNA:
GCTCAACAAGGCGCACCTGGCCAGTGCCGCGGGCGTGCTGTCGATGAGGCTGGACGCGGGTTCCAACGCGGTCGGTGCCTATGTAGGCGGCGGCGCGGGCAACAAGGCCGTGCTGCAACTGTCGGGCCTGGCGGGCACGAAAGTGAGCGATCTGAAGCGCATCGAGCTCGAGCTCAAGGGCGACGCCGGCGGCATCGGGCAGGGGCTGCCGTATGCATACCTCAACTTCACGGTCGACCTGCACTGCGACGCCACGCCCCTGCCGGCCAACGCCACGCTGGCGGACGTTCGCGCGCGCCGTCGCATCCTGATCTTCGACACGTACTACCACTTCATGCAGGCGACGAACGCGATCTCGACCAGCGAGTTCAGTTCGATCGCCATCACGCCGGCCACGCCGGGCTGGCGCATCTCCGGCGGCACGCCGGTGGGCACTGTGGCGGTCAACCCTGCCTACAACGGCAGCGAGACGCTCGAAGGCTTCGATTACACGGCCTACCCCGACGCCTGCATCGTCGACGGCATCACGGGGGATGGCGGCATGCCGCGCAACGCCTCGGCCGACGCCAGCTGCGCCACCAACGCGGCACTGCCGGGCTCGGCACCTGCGGTGTGCGGCGCGGCTTACACGGGGCCAATCCTGGTCCTGGGCGACAGCAGTAGCACCACTGCGTCGCAATGGAGCTTCAAGCGCGTGAAGGTGGAGGCGAAACGCAAGCAGACCTTCCGCTTCGGGTAGCGAACTTCCGGCCGGCCGAATCCCGTGCTTGCCGCGGGAGGGCGGCGGGAGCACTCGAATGGGTTACGGTGTTTCGCTCGGGTTCGGCAGTCGCTGCGGCCACAGGCCGCGCCACGGGTCCGGATCCTGCCTTTCCTGCGCGAGCCGCAGGTAGACCATCGAGATGAACAGCAGCGCCAGGCCGATCTGCGCGTCGCGCATCGCCGAATTGACGCTCGACGCAATCAGCGCGATCAGTGTGGCCGCCAACGCATAGCGGCCCGCGATGTCGGGCCGTTTCCATGCCTGCCAGACGGCGGCGACCATGATGACGAGCAGGCTCAGCAGCGCGGGCAGGCCGCCTTGCGAGCCGACCCACAGGAAATCGTTGTGCGGCATGTTCGAGTCGGCCAGCAGCGCCGGGCCGCGCTTGTGCCACTGGTCGGTCCAGCCGCCGATACCCCAGCCGGTGAGCGGCCGGTCGGCGATCATGAGGCCGGTGTCGCGGTACATGTAGTAGCGGATGGCCCAGCTGCCCTTGAAGACCGCGCCGGCCTGCGCCTCTTCTATTTCCTGCACGCCGGTCTCGACCTTGTGCTGCAACTGCGGCAGCTGGTAGAGGCCGGCGCCCATCACCACCGCTCCCAGCACCAGCGCGCCCACCAGCATCTTCAGGTGGCTGCGCCACTGGTGGATGCACACCACCGGAATCACCAGCAGCAGCGCGAGCACCGAGGTGCGCGAGGTCAGCGGCAAGGCCACCACCAGGCCCAGCCCGAGCATCAGCACGAAGGCGGGAATGGCGCGCAGCGGCTTGTGCGCCGCAATCTGCGCGATGCCCCACACGGCGGCGGTGGAGGCCACCACGCTGAACAGCAGCGCATTGCTGATCGACTTGTTGCCCACTTCCATGACCACCGCGCGTAGCGGCGACCAGATATGGAAGCCGCCCACCGCGTAGAAGACGACGACGAGCAGGATGTTCAGCGCCGCGATGAGCAGGAAACCGCGCAGCGCCCAGATGGCTTCTTCGCGCGTGAGCGCCATCGCCATCAGCATCGTCAGGCCGATGCGTATGCCGTGGAACAGGTTGGAGCCGGTCTCGGGATAGTGCGGCCCGATGGCCAGCACGATGAAAGTCCATGCGAAGTAGGCCATGACCGGCCACCACAGCGGATTGGCGCGCAGCCGCGCGTAGCGTTCGCGGCCACCGCCGGCCACCAGCATCGTGGCGAGCAACAGGAGGGCCGAAAGGTAGGTGACGCCGACCGGCATGAACACCACCAGCCCCCAGAACATGGCCGCGGGCCGAACGATGTGCGATCTCTGCATAGGGGCGGGATTTTAGGTGGCCCCCGTCAGGGCAACCTGACTTCGCCCCGGCCGCGCCGGGCTCAATGGATTCAGTGCCCGCGCGCGGTGGGCAGGCGGATGACGAAGCTCGCGCCGCCGCCCGGGCGGTCTTCGCAGCGCACCGAGCCGCCGTGCCGCTCGGTGATCGACTTCACCAGCGCCAGCCCCAGCCCGACGCCGCCGTTGCGCTCGCTGGCGCCGGGCAGCCGGTAGAAGGGCTCGAAGATGCGTTCGCGCAGCGCGGCGGGCACGCCCGGCCCGCGGTCGTTCACGCGCACCGTGGCAAAGCCGTCGGCGCTGCCCAGCTCCACCGAGATTTCTCCGGCGCCGTAGCGGCGGGCGTTTTCCAGCAGGTTGCGGATCGCCCGGCGCAAGAGGCGCGACACGCCCGGCACGGTGAGGCTGGCGTTGTCGGTGCCTTCGGCCAGGTCGAGCTCGGCGTTCACTTGGGCGCATTCCTCGGCCGCCAGGCCGATCAGGTCGACCGGCTCGATGGTGCCCATGTCGGCCTCGCTGGCGTCGAGCCGGCTGGCCAGCAGGATCTCGTCGATGAGCTGGTCGAGCTCGCCGATGTTGCGCGAGATTTCCTCGCGTGCCGTGGCGCTCGGGCGCTCGCCCATCAGCTCCAGGCCCATGCGGATGCGGGTGAGCGGCGAACGCAGCTCGTGCGAGGCGTTGGCCAGCAGCGACTTGTGCGAACGCACCAGCTGTTCGATGCGCTCGGCCGACGCGTTGAATCGTTTGGAGAGATCAGCCACTTCGTCCTGCCCTTCTTCGGTCACCCGCACCGAAAGATCGCCTTCGCCCCATCGCTGCACGCCGCGCTGCAGCGATTCCAGCCGCTGCGTGATGCGCCGCACGATCGGGTAGACGCCCAGCGCCACCGCCACCCCCACCAGCGCGATCATCCAGCCCAGGCCGAAGGGCGTGCGCCACGGCGCGAAGCCGCTGGGGCCCGAGGGGCGCTCGCGCGGTGCCACGCGCAGCGTGAGCTCCTTGCCGTCGCTGAGCGTCACGTCGAACTCCAGCCCCTGGCCCGGCACGCGCAGTGCCTTGCCGGTGCCGATCTGCTTGTCCTGCGCGTCGAGCACGATCACGTCGCGCGGCACGGGCGCCAGCCGCTCGCGCTCGGCCTGCGCCGCCTCGCGCACGATCCAGTTGGCCATCAGCGTGAGGATGACGACGCCGCCCACCACCGCGAGCCAGATGCGGACGTAGAGGTGGCGGGAATAGAGGCTGCGCAGCATCGGCCGCCGCTCAATCTTGCTGCTTGGCGAACACGTAGCCCACGCCGCGCACGGTGAGGATGCGCTTGGGGTTCTTGGCGTCGACCTCGATGGCGGCGCGGATGCGGCCCATGTGCACGTCGATCGAGCGGTCGAAGGCTTCCAGCTCGCGGCCGCGCACGGCTTCCATGATCTGGTCGCGCGTGAGCACGCGGCCCGCGCGCTCGGCCATCGCCACCAGCAGGTCGAACTGGTAGGAGGTGAGGTCGGCCAGCGCGCCGGCCACCGACACGGTGCGCGCGTTGCGGTCGATTTCCAGCGTGCCGAAGCGCATCACGGTGGAGACCTCGGCCTCGGTGGCGTTCTCGCTGCGGCGGCGCAGCACCGCCCGGATGCGCGCCAGCAGCTCGCGCGGCTCGAAGGGCTTGGGCAGGTAGTCGTCGGCGCCGATTTCCAGGCCGATGATGCGGTCCATGGGGTCGCCCTTGGCCGTGAGCATCAGCACCGATACCTTGGAAATCGGGCCGGGCAGCGCGCGGATGCGGCGGCAGACCTCGAGGCCGTCGGTGTCGGGCAGCATCAGGTCGAGGATCACCAGGTCGGGCGCGTGCTGCTGCAATTGCTCGAGGCCGGCGGTGCCGTCACCGGCGTGGCTGAAGCCGAAACCCGACTGCGTCAGGTATTCGCCCACCATGTGCGCCAGGCGGGTGTCGTCTTCGATCATCAGGAGTTGGGGGGTGCTCATGCGCTTCATGGTCGTCCACAGGGAGCAAGCGGGCTTGAACGCTCCGTAAAGTTGGGTAAACCTCGCGCCGGGCTGTCAACCTCGCGCGCTGCGAAAAGCATAGCGCCCCACCCGCTGTTCATGGGCGCCATGGATTCGTTTTGTCGCACGCCCGCCGGTGCGGGCGCGTCTTCATGCCGTGGGGCTCAGCCGCAGGCGCAGGGCCAGCGCGCTCGACACCGGCAGCTCGATCGGCACGCCCTCGCTGCCTTCGGCCTGCGCCAGCGCCTCGAACAGGCTCAGCGCGTCGGCCATCGGGTTGATGCCCACCAGCGTGCGCGCGGCGGCCGAGCGCGGCGCGGTCGGCTTGGGCGCCGCATCGCCTTCCAGCGACCATTCGAACGACGCCACCGTGCGCTCGGTACGCTCGGGCGCCACCACCAGCGCCACGGCCAGCAGCCCGCGGCTGTCGGTCACGGAGGTCAGCGGGCCCATCGTGGGCGTGTCGTAGCCCACCAGCAGCACCGGTTCGTGGTCGGCGGCGCATTGCACCGCGGCCTCGAACAGGCCGGCGGCAAAGCTGTGCTCGAAGGCCGAGACGGCGTTGCTCGCCGCCATGCAGCCGGTGCCGATGGTCCAGTAGCCCACGGCGGCGTTGTGCACCGAGTTGTGGAACTTGGTGGGCGACAGCATCTTCGGGTCGGTCGCGAGCGTGCTGCACATGTAGTCGTTGATCGACAGGTCGCCGTGCGCCGATGTGAAGAGGCAGGGCACGTCGGCGGCGTTGCGGCCTGAACTGGCCATGGCCGCGGCCGCCACTTCGAGCGCCAGCGCCACGGTGTCGGGCGCGCGGCGGCGCTCGGCCGGGGCCAGCACCTGCGGCGACGGGCGCTTGGCGGGCGGGTCGGTCAGCGTGCCTTCGCCACGGAAGGCGGCGCGCGCGGCTTCCCAGCCCGGCATGGTGGGCGTCCAGAAGGCCGGGCCTTCGATGTAGAGGGTGGGGGGCGTGGGGGCTTGGTTCATTTCGCTCATGCCGCTTTGCCGAAAACGAGCGAACAGTTGTTGCCGCCGAAGCCGAAGGAGTTGCTCAGCGCATAGCGCACTTCGCCGCGCGCGGGCTCGAGCCTGATCTGCGGGCCGAAGCCTTCGTCCAGCGTGTGGGTGTTGACGGTGCCCGGCATCAGGCCGCGTTCGATCGCCAGCAGGCTGATGACGGCCTCGACGATGCCTGCCGCGCCCAGCGTGTGGCCGACGAAGCCCTTGGTCGAGCTGGCATGGGTGCGCGCCGGGAAGCGGCGCGCCACCAGCGCGCCCTCGACCTCGTCGTTCTTCTGGCTTGCGGTGCCGTGCATGTTGATGTAGTCGATGGCGTCGGGCGCGAGGCCGGCGCGCGCCAGTGCCTCGTCCAGCGCGCGTTCGGCGCCCAGGCCCTCGGGGTGCGGGGTCGACATGTGGTGCGCGTCGCTCGCCTCGCCGTAGCCCAGCAGGTGCAGCGGGGACGCATCGGCGCCGGTCTGCACGCGTTCCACCAGCGCGAAGCCCGCGGCCTCGCCGAGGCTGATGCCCTTGCGGCCGGCGTCGAAGGGCCGGCACGGTTCGCTCGACACCAGTTCGAGCGAGTTGAAGCCGAACAGCACGCTGCCGCACAGCGTGTCCGCGCCGCCGACCACGGCCGCGTCGGCCAGGCCCAGACGGATCATCCGCTCGGCCGAGGCAAACACCTTGGCGCTCGAGGAGCAGGCGGTGGAAATGGTTTCGCTCGGGCCGCTGATGCCCAGCACCTGCTGCGTGAACATGGCCAGCGAATGCGGCGTGTGCACCGCGCCGCGGCGCTGGTTGACCGGGAACATGCCGTCGGCGTCGAGCTGGGTGTAGGCCAGCTCGGTCTCGCCGATGCTCGCGGTCGAGGTGCCCAGGATCAGCGCGATGCGCGACGCGCCGTACTTCTCGCGCGCCGCCGCCACTGCCTCGATGAAGCCGTCGGCATGCAGGCCCATCCATGCGAGCCGGTTGTTGCGGCAGTCCCATGGGGCGAGCGATTCGGGCAGGCGGATGTCTTCCACGCCGTCGACGCGGCCGATCCACGTGGGCAGCGGGGCGTCGCCGAAGTCGTTGGCACGCAGGCCGCTGCGCGACTGCGCCAGCGCGTCAGCAAGCGCTTCCTTGCCGACACCGACGGCCGAGGTCGCCGTGAAGGCGCTGATTTGTAGAGGGGAGATTCGGGACGGCACGATCTTTTGCAGGCTCGCTGACAACTGGAGACAAATGTGAAAGAGCGAATGTAAACGGGGCACAGCCTAACAGTTGCAGGCGCCGTGCCGCGTCGGCGGATTCCTATAAGGCCCGCGCCCTATTGACGTTCCGCGGGACTCGTGATGGCCGTGAGCCGCGAGGCCAGCGCCACCAGCACCAGCACCGGCACGCCCAGCAGCGCGGTCGCGACGAAGAAGTTGCTGTAGCCGTAGGCGTCGACGAAGGCGCCGGAATAGCCGGCGATGAACTTCGGCAGCAGCAGCATCAGCGAGCTGAACAGCGCGTACTGCGTGGCCGAATAGCTGATGTTGGTGAGGCTCGACAGGTAGGCGATGAAGGCCGCCGAGGCGATGCCGCCGGCCAGGTTGTCGGCCGACACCACCGCGATCAGCGCCGTGGTGTCGTGGCCGCGCGTCGCCAGCCAGGCGTAGAGCAGGTTGCTCGCGGCGCTGAGCACCGCGCCCATCATCAGCACCCGCATCACGCCCAGGCGCATCGACAGCACGCCGCCGACGAAGGCGCCCACCAGCGTCATGACCACGCCGTAGATCTTGCTGACCGTGGCCACCTCGTCCTTGGTGAAGCCCATGTCCACGTAGAAAGGGTTGGCCATGATGCCCATCACCACGTCGCTGATGCGATAGATGGCGATCAGCGAGAGGATCAGCACCGCCTGCCATTTGTAGCGGTGGATGAAATCGGCAAAGGGCTCGATCAGCGCGCTGCGCAGCCACTCGGCCGCATTGCGGGCCTTGGGCAGTGCGCGCGGCAACGGCTCCGGCGACAGCAGCACCGTGAGCACCCCCACAGTCATCGACGCCGCCATCACCAGGTAGGCCGTCTTCCAGGCGCCGTTCTGGTAGGCGGCCGCGCCGGTGGCGGCCACGGCGGGCGCCACCTCGGCCCAGGTCGCGACCCACAGCACGCCGGCGCCGGCCCAGATCATCGCGAGGCGGTAGCCCGTCTGGTAGGCGGCCGCCATCGCGGCCTGCTTGCGCGGCTCGGCCGATTCGATGCGGAAGGCGTCGAGCGCGATGTCCTGCGTGGCCGAGCCGAAGGCCACCAGCAGCGCGCACCAGATCAGCGGCGTGAGGCCCAGGCGCGGGTCGTTCATGGCCATGCCGACCAGTCCCGTGATCACCAGCCCCTGCGCCAGCAGCAGCCAGCCGCGCCGGCGTCCCAGCAGCGTGGTCAGCGGCGGCAGCGGCAGCCGGTCGACCAGCGGCGCCCAGACCCACTTGAAGCCATAGGCCAGCCCGACCCAGCTCAGGTAGCCGATGGTGGTGCGGTCGATGCCGGCCTCGCGCAGGCGAAAGCTCAGCGTGCCCAGCACCAGCAGCAGCGGCAGCCCGGCCGAGAAGCCCAGCGCCAGCATGCGCAGCGTGGCGGGCTCCAGGTAGACCTTGAGGGCGTCGCGCCAGGGTGGGGAGGGGGTGGTGGGGGTTTCGACGGGCGAGGCGGACATGTGCCCGGATTGTCCATGAGCGGGAGAGGCCCTCGGGCTGCCCCTTTGTCTTCATTTGTTCCTATGATCCGGCCCCTATGTGCATACGATGCGAGCGCTCTTCCTCCGGCACCGCCGCCGGCCCGGCCCTTCCTTCCGCGGCTTCGCCCTGGAATCCCCGGCGCGCCTTCCTGCTGGCCGCCGCCGGCGCGGCGCTCGGCGGCCCGGCGCTGGCGCAGGTCGACGTGGGCAACGCCTCGGTGGCGCGCAACCTCGTACCCGCCGACAAGATCGAGGCAGCCGGCGTGCAGCAATACGGCGAGCTGCTCGAGCAGGCCCGTGCCAAGGGCGCGCTCGCCGGCGACAACAACCCGCAGCTGCAGCGCCTGCGCGCCATCGCGACCCGGCTCATTCCGTTCGCCACGCCGTGGAACTCGCGCGCCCGCGGCTGGAAGTGGGAGGTCAACCTGATCGGCAGCAAG
This region includes:
- a CDS encoding O-antigen ligase family protein; its protein translation is MQRSHIVRPAAMFWGLVVFMPVGVTYLSALLLLATMLVAGGGRERYARLRANPLWWPVMAYFAWTFIVLAIGPHYPETGSNLFHGIRIGLTMLMAMALTREEAIWALRGFLLIAALNILLVVVFYAVGGFHIWSPLRAVVMEVGNKSISNALLFSVVASTAAVWGIAQIAAHKPLRAIPAFVLMLGLGLVVALPLTSRTSVLALLLVIPVVCIHQWRSHLKMLVGALVLGAVVMGAGLYQLPQLQHKVETGVQEIEEAQAGAVFKGSWAIRYYMYRDTGLMIADRPLTGWGIGGWTDQWHKRGPALLADSNMPHNDFLWVGSQGGLPALLSLLVIMVAAVWQAWKRPDIAGRYALAATLIALIASSVNSAMRDAQIGLALLFISMVYLRLAQERQDPDPWRGLWPQRLPNPSETP
- a CDS encoding beta-ketoacyl synthase chain length factor — protein: MNQAPTPPTLYIEGPAFWTPTMPGWEAARAAFRGEGTLTDPPAKRPSPQVLAPAERRRAPDTVALALEVAAAAMASSGRNAADVPCLFTSAHGDLSINDYMCSTLATDPKMLSPTKFHNSVHNAAVGYWTIGTGCMAASNAVSAFEHSFAAGLFEAAVQCAADHEPVLLVGYDTPTMGPLTSVTDSRGLLAVALVVAPERTERTVASFEWSLEGDAAPKPTAPRSAAARTLVGINPMADALSLFEALAQAEGSEGVPIELPVSSALALRLRLSPTA
- a CDS encoding AmpG family muropeptide MFS transporter; translated protein: MSASPVETPTTPSPPWRDALKVYLEPATLRMLALGFSAGLPLLLVLGTLSFRLREAGIDRTTIGYLSWVGLAYGFKWVWAPLVDRLPLPPLTTLLGRRRGWLLLAQGLVITGLVGMAMNDPRLGLTPLIWCALLVAFGSATQDIALDAFRIESAEPRKQAAMAAAYQTGYRLAMIWAGAGVLWVATWAEVAPAVAATGAAAYQNGAWKTAYLVMAASMTVGVLTVLLSPEPLPRALPKARNAAEWLRSALIEPFADFIHRYKWQAVLILSLIAIYRISDVVMGIMANPFYVDMGFTKDEVATVSKIYGVVMTLVGAFVGGVLSMRLGVMRVLMMGAVLSAASNLLYAWLATRGHDTTALIAVVSADNLAGGIASAAFIAYLSSLTNISYSATQYALFSSLMLLLPKFIAGYSGAFVDAYGYSNFFVATALLGVPVLVLVALASRLTAITSPAERQ
- a CDS encoding ATP-binding protein; its protein translation is MLRSLYSRHLYVRIWLAVVGGVVILTLMANWIVREAAQAERERLAPVPRDVIVLDAQDKQIGTGKALRVPGQGLEFDVTLSDGKELTLRVAPRERPSGPSGFAPWRTPFGLGWMIALVGVAVALGVYPIVRRITQRLESLQRGVQRWGEGDLSVRVTEEGQDEVADLSKRFNASAERIEQLVRSHKSLLANASHELRSPLTRIRMGLELMGERPSATAREEISRNIGELDQLIDEILLASRLDASEADMGTIEPVDLIGLAAEECAQVNAELDLAEGTDNASLTVPGVSRLLRRAIRNLLENARRYGAGEISVELGSADGFATVRVNDRGPGVPAALRERIFEPFYRLPGASERNGGVGLGLALVKSITERHGGSVRCEDRPGGGASFVIRLPTARGH
- a CDS encoding beta-ketoacyl-[acyl-carrier-protein] synthase family protein — its product is MPSRISPLQISAFTATSAVGVGKEALADALAQSRSGLRANDFGDAPLPTWIGRVDGVEDIRLPESLAPWDCRNNRLAWMGLHADGFIEAVAAAREKYGASRIALILGTSTASIGETELAYTQLDADGMFPVNQRRGAVHTPHSLAMFTQQVLGISGPSETISTACSSSAKVFASAERMIRLGLADAAVVGGADTLCGSVLFGFNSLELVSSEPCRPFDAGRKGISLGEAAGFALVERVQTGADASPLHLLGYGEASDAHHMSTPHPEGLGAERALDEALARAGLAPDAIDYINMHGTASQKNDEVEGALVARRFPARTHASSTKGFVGHTLGAAGIVEAVISLLAIERGLMPGTVNTHTLDEGFGPQIRLEPARGEVRYALSNSFGFGGNNCSLVFGKAA
- a CDS encoding response regulator transcription factor produces the protein MKRMSTPQLLMIEDDTRLAHMVGEYLTQSGFGFSHAGDGTAGLEQLQQHAPDLVILDLMLPDTDGLEVCRRIRALPGPISKVSVLMLTAKGDPMDRIIGLEIGADDYLPKPFEPRELLARIRAVLRRRSENATEAEVSTVMRFGTLEIDRNARTVSVAGALADLTSYQFDLLVAMAERAGRVLTRDQIMEAVRGRELEAFDRSIDVHMGRIRAAIEVDAKNPKRILTVRGVGYVFAKQQD